Genomic window (Vitis riparia cultivar Riparia Gloire de Montpellier isolate 1030 chromosome 4, EGFV_Vit.rip_1.0, whole genome shotgun sequence):
GGCTTGTTTCTTCTGCTCTCACTTCCCTCAGTCCTTGAAATTTATTGCTTTTCAACACCTGCTGTTTCAAAACCAAAGTTGTAGTCCTACGGGGTTCAAGTCAGTACTTGTAGGCAGGGAAGAACGATGGAAATTGTAGTCTCTGAAGTCCAAATGGACCTTGGATGCTTTCTTGGGCAAGAAAGCCAAGGTTATGTATGGCTAAACCGTTGGAGCACAAGCAACTCCATGTTTGTGTTCATCAGAAATAAGTAGCACTAACCCAGATTGTGGTAGTGTGGATACACAAAATGGAGAAGacagaaaatttcaaatatataatttttgaatgaaTGCTCGTTAGGCGGAGAAAACCATAAAAGACATGGGTGAGGCAAGTGGTTGTGGGTCGATAACCAAAACTGCTTGTTCACTAGCCAATTGCAGAAACTAAACTCCATCAACGTTGAAGGGAAGCTGAAGAAGATTCAAGTGAGGGGTCTTGTAGAGGCGATGAAGAACAAGGAGAAACCAAACCCAGATTTTCCCCATGGTTTTTATGTGGTTGACGGGGTCAGAGGTTAGGGATTGGGGTTGGATGACCAAAACGTTGGCACAAATGGTATAGTATGGTATAGTTCCACTTCCTTTGGAGGTGATACAATGAAACCAACAACTCTCCAGGCCTTCCAATGTGCTACGCATGGCTGAATTGGATAATCTTGAAACCAAATGCTTAGATGCCCATTTCGTGGAATCTTTGACGTCACCTCTATCATTTTGATGTTGACAATGGAATCAAATTCTATAGGAAAACTTGAAATCAACTCATTCATTCCCATGTTTTATTTGAGGGTGTGGCTGGTGACCATTTTTTATTAACTGCCCCTCAGAACTGGTTTGTTTCCCCCGCAGATTGGTCAAATTTTATTGGAGCTTATGAACATGGATCATATTCATTTgtcaattttaatcaaatttacatgcttaattctttcttttgaaGGTGAATTAGTACCAACTTTGTGAAGCAACGCATAAGTTGAGGGTGACTCGGACTTTTTTGAACTTTGTTATCCTATTTCCTAGAGTCTGCATTTAAGTTTGTGCAGCCATTGTAgggatttcaatttatttgcaTCTCCAGATTCAAAAAACCTAGGGTGATACAGTGTTTTGGAAATTCGAGTAGTTATCTTAGAAGCAGGGGAAGAGTCTGCACTCCATGATGAGATCTCATGGCAACTACTGAAAGCACTTTCCAAATTCATTTGTAACTGATGTTTGAAAGAACAAAGCTGCTAGCACTTCCATAAATGATCTCCAGGCCTGCATGGAAATTAAATCGTTGGTTCTCTGCTCTCTCTCTTATTCATAGTTTCAGATCTTGAACCCCATTGTggattcttcttttttaatatcatatcctttggattttctctccGTTTTGATACTGTTATCTCCCATATATTGGATGCAATATTCATAAATTCAGGGGACAACCCACTTGAGCTCTTTGAGAATCCTGTTAAGTATGATTTAGTTTAATCTTTACTCAACAGACAGTTTCCTTGCAGCAGTCATCCGACTTTTTAAGTAGTGGGTGTTGAGTTCTTACACTTTCCTCTGCATGTCAAGGTAAGGCATTAGAAAAGCACAAAGGTCTTCCCTCCCAAGGCCTTTGGGTTTTTACGTTAGATTAGCATCAGATTCTATGGTATGATGAAACCCTGTAATGCTCTTCACTTCTTCGTAGTTGTTCTTAGCTCTCATGGATCTTTGAAAAGGGGTAGCAGGTTGAACCATAATTAAATTTGGGGGTGGATCATTGGTAAGGACGTGCAAACCTTGTTTAGATTCCAAAACAAACATACAGAGGAAAGATTTAGATTGGAAAGTTCAATCACTGGTAGGTAAAGAAAGAGGTTGGCAGGGGACACTAGGCAATGGTGGGGTTGGGGCAAAAATGGAGCAAGCGGTAGGTAAGTGAGCGGTCTTCATGGCTAAAGAAAACGGAGACACGCCCATATGAGGAGGGTTGGAGATCCTCCCGACACTTAGCTAGACTCATTGTCTCCTACCCTCCAGAACTTATCGTCACTCCATAATCCAAAGATGCCTAAGCTCTCTTATTAATTACAATATACAATTTATTTTACCTGTAGCACTGGGGCCTTGCATCCTTTTCCTAAATCTTTCTCAATCAAAGCCAATGTGGTCTTGTTCCTTCTATCACCAACCCCATTCTAAGAAGCCTTATTGGCAAGCAAAAGGCCATATCCTACAAGGGGCGGTGACCCTCTAATTCAGCGTCCTACGAATCAAAGGAGGCCATATCAGCTAATCAAACTGTAGCCATTCTAATGAAGAACAGGAAAAAAGTTGGTTGGTGCCTCAAGAGGGACTGGAGGTGACCCACCCAAATAATACTGATAGTGATACCACTAAATATTTGCTGATTGAGGCATCtgaacttcatttatttattggaaGTCTGTCTCCGGCTAGGGTTTGCAGTCTGAGCGGCTAAGATGAAGGAGGAGGTTTGGTAGGATTTGTTTTTTGCTGCCGTAACCTGGCATATATTGTAGTGAGTGACCCATGTATGTAATCCATCAATATATTCCCTTACATGTAAAGCTACATCCTTGTAGCCCATGCCCATGCCTATTATTATTCAAGTTCTAATTTCTACCTGTGGAGGGCCCTGGCAATGGACTCAATATCTCATCTCTTTTGTCCCAATTGTAACTCATCTTTTCTGATACATAATAAGGAATTGTACATCCCTTGACAAAGAGTTAAGCAAAGTAGAGATTATAGGGTACTTCAAGGCTTGGTGTATTTCCTTGGAAAAGGAAATGGAACCTCCACAAACTTGGCTCAGAGATAGGCTTCCACTCTCACTTTAGTACATGTGAAGATGGAAAGATGAAGGGTGCATATGCTCATTCCTTGATAAGATTTAGAGAAATGGAGAATTGATATTGCAGATGGGCCAGTTTGGTGTATGTTACACACTTCAAATCATATCTAAGAAAAAGTCTTGATCCAATTATTGGCTCCCTAACTGGAAGATTAGGTCCTGCTTTCCACCTCTTAAGGACTGCCTCGTAGTGCCTTGATTAGATGCCATGAAGATGGCATAATTGGCATTGCTCTAATAAGATTTGATGGATTTGTCCTCAGTAATGAGTCAAAACTAAGGCACAAGGCCATGGACATCAGGATAGAGCCTTGTAATTACCTTTGCGATGTTTAATCACAATAATGAAAAGGTGATGAGTCTGATGACCacaagggaaaagaaaagaagggaaaaaaatatatggtttaaagCCAATGTTTGCCACTCATAAATCATCACTGATGATTACAAACCAAAAAGAGCCATCAAGTTACATTGTGTAAAGAGGAAGTTTACTTTGTTCTATttcaaagaagtgaagaatTTTTATCAACAAGCTATCATTAAATGTTTTCAAGGCTTTGGTTGCAAAAGCAGCAACTTCAAAAAGCTTGTTGAAGGATGGAAATTCTACTGGTATGATTTCCAGTTTTCACATTTCCTTGCAGTGAAATCAGGGTTTGGAATTTAACAAGGCAAGGAATTAAAAAGGCAATGGCAAGAATGATAGGAATCTCGTAATATGAATTCCAATATCTTAtgattacatttttaattaaaaaaaataatcagaaAGATGGTCTGTTGATTTGAACACAAAGCATTGTACTAAAATtcgagggggagagagagagagagagatgaaaagGTGAAGATGAGGAGTGATGAACTGATGCTCAAAGGAGTTGGAGGGTGGATAGGTGCATGTACATGTTGCAGTCTCTTACGCACCCTCTGATCTTGCCACTTGGGTCAGCAAGAGTGGATCCCGCAAATGTAACAGAAATTATGCAGAGAAGGGCGGGGGCCACTGCAGACATTTTCCCCAACCATGGAGACTAAAACCCAAAACCCCCTGTTTTTCAGTAGAATGGACACCCTCACATGGTGGTTATGTCACAGGGGCCACACCCCACGGCTGTGCTCATGGTTACATATTCTCTCTGGCACCCGCATACTATTTGTATATATATCGTCATCCAACTGCTTCTTCTTATCTTTCTTTCGAGGCACACGGGTTTGGCATGAGAAAAGTTCTCTAAAGCCTATAATACCTCGACCCCAATTCTCTCTTCTTTCAATCTCACGTGTGCCCGATCCACGAACCCTTTTTATCAGATATGTTACACTGTCTACGCTCGCCGGAGGATTTTGCTGCCATAGGTAGGCCCGAAACTATGAAGTGGCTACATCAGCCACAGCAGTTTCAGCAACCTTCATTCCACAGCAAATCTTTTGGATTTTCTCAATCTTCCCAGATTGATGACTTGAATTCCGTACTTAGAGAGATACCTAATAGGAGTATGAAGGCGGAGAATAGTTGGGACAATGGTTTGCCGGGTTTGGGCGATTTTCCCACTGCCGGAACCGATTTTCGGGGACATGGTATGGGTTTTGAGTTGCCGGAAATTGCAGGTAGCTCTCTTGAGATGGATCATTCGCTTTCGAGGACTTCTAGTTGCCCGCTACCGGATCTGGGGGCAGCAACATCCGTGGATGGTAGAGAGTTGGCTGGAAGAAACAGTGTGAAGAAGAGAAAAGCAGAGGTGTGTCTGCTTTGACTTGAATATTCTGACTCAGTTTTTATTTGCAGGATCTCTCAGCTAATCATCAATAGTTTTAAATCTTGTTTTGTGGTCCTAGATTGATGAATAATTGTCGGAAAACCTTTTGGCATGCAGGTTGCTTTAACAGAGGAGTGCAAAGACCAGAAGATTAAAAGGGATGAGGAAGAGGAGGAATCTAAGATCGAAGAGAAACACAGTGAGATTTCCCCAAATGCTTCAAAGGTTTCTGGGTCTCCTAAGCCTGATTACATTCATGTGCGGGCGCGTCGTGGGCAGGCCACTGATAGCCATAGCTTAGCAGAAAGAGTAAGCGGgaaaaattccatgttttttcctttgattttctcAGCTTTGTTGCCAAAACATGGTTTGAATTTGGCTAATATGGACTGTGATGATTAGGCAAGGAGAGAAAAAATCAGTAAGAAGATGAAGTATTTACAAGATTTAGTGCCTGGATGTAACAAAATCACAGGCAAGGCTGGTATGCTGGACGAAATTATCAACTACGTTCAATCTCTCCAAAGACAAGTAGAGGTACTGCCACAGCCACAGATTTATCTGAGACCTTGTTTCTTCTGCCTATGGTTTCTAACCTTCATTCTGAGAGCTTCTCTAATTGGGTCTATTTATTATGTCTTTTAGTTCTTGTCCTTGAAACTTGCTACCATGAATCCAAGGACCGACTTCAACCTGGATACCTTCTTGGGGAAAGAGGTGAGACCCAAAATTTTGCCTCCTCATTGTTTTCAGGgctttcctttctttctctaCCCAACGTGGCCTCATGACTGACTTGTgccttcaaaaaaaattatgcgATGAAGTTTCCTGCTTACGTCGCAGCCGGTTTTCCAACAGCGGCTGCTTCATCAGAAATGGCCAATTTGCCCTTCCTTCAGTTTCAGCCAGTGCAGCAGGGAATCACAAGCTGTGAGCTACATATGCCAATAGACCCCCCTCAATCTGCTCTTCAGATGACTACAAGCTCTTCCACATCTGTCCCTGAGATGTTCACCAACTCAACGTCCTTCTCTGTAATTTCTGTTACACCCAATGGCTTCTTTCATTCTAGTAACATCTTTGATTGATGCTATGCTGTCGTATGATGATTCTATCTCATGCTTATCATCTTTGCATTGCAGCAAGTGCAACCCTTCACCAGTTGGGACACTGATTTACAAAGCCTATACACTGGGGAGTTTCAGTGAGGAAGATCAACTACTTTTTCATCCCCACTTTCCACCACCACCCATGAAGACAGACACTCCCTCATACATGGGTGTTAAATCTCAAGGACCACTAGCATGAAAGGTTTCTGCAAGCACCTGATTTTTGGATAATAATCAACAACAATCTCAGAGGAATTATGTACAAAATTCAAGCGATTCTGATTACATTCAAGTTCATGATCTTTTCTACATGTATACTGGGAataagttcaaaaaaaaaaaaaaaaaaagaaggttttTCCTCTCTTTTGCATGGTATAATGCTTATGGTTATGCTTTGTGAGGGTCGAGGGGTTTGATGAGGAAAgaagggagagggagagggagatggagatggagaaACTGCAAAGCTAAAAGCATTGTGGGGGGCAACCAAGGTGGAGAGATGTGAATGAAAGCATAAAGCATTAATGGATGGGCCTAATGGCGGCTTCTGACTGGGGAGCCCGTCTTAAATTGCATTACAGATCAGCCATTCCTTAGGCATTATGGATGAGAATTGAGAATTCCTAAGATGTAAATTGGACAAGCCTCATCGTCTCTTTGATCCCCACCCACCAGCGTGCTTCGGGCCGCCAAGGTTAGCTCGTCATCTTTGGAGGGcttataaaagtttaaaattggtaaaattaaaattttctcagtCACTTATACACGTACAAGATCAGTGATTCGAAAACGTCACtagaattataaaattgattGCAAGTCGGCATTTGGGTAATGTATCAACGATTATGACATGTTAGTTGCCAATGAAGCTATTACTTGGGCTGGCCTGGTTACCCATAACTGCTTCCTACCActtatcaaacaaaataatttaggtCTATAAGATATAAGtcatgaaatgaaaatttaaaacctaacaaggtatttgttttttagcattttattgtaagtaatttacttttaaattttaagttgtttgtttggttttttttttgtttttttaaattttttataatttaataaaaaaaaaatcaaaatatttattttttttaaatgaaaaaaagcaatatattaatttttatttttattttttaaatatataataaaaataaaatattataaaatcaaataacctaatacttaatactattaagtactatttagaattaagtaaagaaaaaaaaaaaaaaaaacatcgggtatttaataaaacttaatataacttaagttgactttaaattaaattatatttaggtttttaacataaaatttattacttaatttttactttaagtattagcGTTGTTTGATAAACTTAACTTAAaaaacttattctaaatcatcaaattaatatatttatctgtataaattataattatggtaGAAAAAGTTAAGTAACAATGAAACTCGTGAAGTAGTAAAGAAGATCGTTAAAGTAATTAGAacaaataaaggtaaaaaaaattataaaataaagatatgaacttaaaaataagttaattatttttagttattatttaaaattattttaattttaaattatataatcaaattattttactaaacatacttaatttacttaataacttaattcattttaagttattaaattacaaaCGTGACTAAGTTTTCACttgctaaaaaaaaactatccgAAGAAGAGAACCAGATATTTTATACATACatcgtgtatatatatatatatatatatatgatggtGGACCAGAGCCGAGCGTGCTGGGCCAGGACCAGGTGTGGGCTTAGTTGGGTCGTCCAATAGTACCACAATTCAAATTGGCGGACGAGGTTAGGGTTTTAAACCGTGAGAAAAGGAGGGAGGATCACCGGAAGAAATTGGAATGGCAACGGAGTCATCGGAGGGAGAGGAAGAGGGCAAGATGATCGGAGGAAATCAGCACCTGGTTGTCGACGAAGACCTCCGTGAGATGGCCAAGAAGGCTGCTTGGAGCGTTAGTTCTTGCAAGGCTGGCAATGGCGTCCTTCTTCTTCGCGACGACAACCTCGATACCTATTGGCAGTACTCTTCCTTCCCCTCTCTCTAAAACCTCTCTTTATCTCTTTAAACCCTAACTTCCCTGCTTGATTTGGTTTCAGATCCGACGGTGCTCAGCCTCATCTTGTAAACATTCAATTCCTCAAGAAAGTGAAGTTGCAAGTGTGTATGCAATTTTGGGtttctgatttttttctttccccctTATCGTTTGGTTTTGGTGACTGAATGGTGAATAGATTTCTCTTAAAGCTGGTTGTAATTTATGTGGATTTCAAGCTGGACGAGAGCTACACGCCGAGTAAGATCTCTATTCGAGCCGGAGATGGCTTCCACAACTTGAAGGTGACTACAGCATTTTTGGCTCGTTCTTGTGATTTTGTAGCTTCTTAGGACTTACATTGGTAGTAGAATCGTGCTTAGGACTAAATGCTATGTTCGGTTCTGTGGAATTTAAGTTGCTTTTCTTGGGTTTTCCAGTTACCAAATATTGATGGTAAATCAGCATAATTCATCTTCTGATGAGTAATATGGAGGAAAACTCAATTTGGTTTTTCCCTTCAACTGCTTTCAGGAGATGAAGACCGTGGAACTTGTCAAGCCAACTGGTTGGGTTTACATATCCCTATCTGGAAATGATCCTCGGTAAGTCCACCATTGTTTTCTTAGCAACTCACAAATTTTAAACTAGTGGTTGGAACCATATCTGatattattgttttcttctttgattgCTTCAATGCTCAAATTCATTACACAGGAAGCATATAGATATAGGGATACAAAGTTACCAGGGCTTAGACTAAGACATTTTATGATAATATCATTCATATACTTGGAAACCACTCACTTTTCTGCCCACCTGCTGATTGTGAGTCAGTGATTTCCCTTTCTTAATTCACATAAGAAAGCAACgaggaagaaaaaatgaaaatgtttagtTCCTATACCTAGATGGCATTTGTTATTCTGGTGGAAATGCCGGACAAAATAAAGACATGATGAAGAACTAAGCCACAGGGTAGTCGTTTGAACATGGTGCTCATTCTATTTTATGAAATGGGCAAGGGAGAGTTCATCACATGTGCTTGAAAATTGGGATTACTTGAATCTACAGTTTCTGAAatgttaaagattttttttttctttttttgaaatttcagcTGGAGGAAATGATTGTCTAGTCTTTGACTTTTTACAAGTCGGCATGTGTTAATATTCCTTTTTGAGTACAATTTTGATTTAGTTCTTCCTCAATATTTGGCAGGGAAACTTTTGTGAACACTTTTATGTTGCAAATTGCTATATTGTCAAATCACCTTAATGGGAGAGATACTCATGTGCGCCAGATCAAAGTTTATGGGCCTCCACCGTATGTCAGAATCCCTATTCTTGTTCATCAGTCACAGATATGGGATTCTTAAACTAACCCatcttgatgtatgctatgttGCAGGAACCCCATCCCACGCCAGCCCTTCCAATTCACTTCAAGGGAGTTCATTACTTACTCTTCTGTGAGATGAGAAGAACAGGAGCATGTACTCAAAAGTACAGGGGAGAAGGAAGAGAGTACCAGAATTGTGTTAGACTCTAAAGCAAATTCGTGAAATAACATGTTGTAGTTCCCTGTTAGCATGGACTATATTAATATTCTGCTGGGGTTTTCAAATCATTGATATATGATAGATTGAAGAAGCATGTATTTATAGTTCCCTGTTTCTTGGTTCCTATGTAACATTTGTTCGTCTGAAAATAGAAGaacataaatttgtaaaatcagTTTGGTTAATGTGCGTTTTCTTAGTTTGGGTTGCCTTGACAAGTAAGCTCTAAAGCTTATACTGCCAATTGCTATGCTTTTTCTGGTGAGTTTATATTCTTGTTCCAATCGGGCATTTGACAGTGAGGCATGGCCTATTTTACGGAGGCCATAGTGGGAATGTGATGTAAACCAAAACTGATTATAGGATCCATTTGAACAATAATTAGATCAGTCATTCGATGGGGCCAAGATCTGACACTAACGGGCCCAAGTAATTGGATGCTGATCTGCAGCGAATATTTTGTGTGGGAAATTCAGTTCTTTCCAACTATACATCCAGCACAGGCAAGACCATACATATATGCTAAACCAGCCAAAGACGTAAGAATCTTAATTGTCTTTGAAAAGCAAGGTTCATGTTGCCTAAAGTAGTATCAAgcatcaaataatttaatatcacagTTCTTAAGGAAACTTAACCTCAAAACATGTAACCTGTTTGCCAAGAATCCAAGCCAATTAACAATGGTCGAGAAAAGGTAAGATAGTGCAACCAGATGGatataaatcacttttttttttttccttgattgaAATATAAGATGGAACAGCATGCAAGAAGTTCGGCAGAAAAAATTCTACCCACATTAAATATATTTGCAACTTACAACAACACGTATTGATTCCACTCTGGTATCAGATACACCACTGAGCGCACGCTAAGTCTCTCAGTTATGATAGGTCCCCCCCATGCATGATCAGCTTTTCCATGATGTGTAGTTATGAGACTATGAAGGAAATTTAGCATACATGATCACAATCTCCAACCAGTGCAGAAGTTATTCACAGGCTGGTTTAGTGTCAAAGCTGCTCAAGCAGATTGCAAAGGCTTGAAAGGCAGAGAGTGGATAGCGATAATCCATAGTGAAGATATCTTTGCCAATCTTCCCAAACTGCAATATTACCTTGTCTTGCTCTACAGCAGAAACGTTGTGGGATGGCTCAACTGATGCCACAAGCTGGAAATTTTTTACAGATGCCACTGTAACACGCCCTCTAAAATTTAGGCACCAGCACTGGAGATGTTCATGCCATCTAGGTGCTTTGTTTTTAAGAATCAGCGGATCTCCTGATCCCTGGACAGGTACTAATGGCTCTGACAGGCTTGTGGAGCATATGTCTGTGACTGGATCCTTTTTTCTCAAACCTGGTGAAGGAGAAAATTGCTCATCAAAGGATTGTGGGAATGATGTTGGTGTTGGGGCAGTGCCTCCCTCctgaattgaagaaataggaatggaaTGCATGGTGCATTGCATTCTCCTAGGTCCTCTGGTGCGAAGGACATTGAGCTCATAGGAAATGGTGGCCACACTGTAGTTACATGCAGGTACTCTTGGAGATACCTGCTTAGAGTGGAACCGTCGACTTGACCGACTATTAGGTTGAACTGCTGTATCATATGGAGGTTGGCTGTCGTATATTGTGAACTTCGTGCCCAGAAAATTAGATCTGATAGAAATTGTTCATAAATCATTGGAATCATAAGATGAAGATTGCACAAAGATCATTAGCATAAGCAGTGCCCACATACCTCAGTTTTCCAACATATGTATTGCTGGCTCGAGAAAAATCATCTGCAACCAGAGATATCACAAAATCTGTGCTAGTTGGCCTTCGGATCCTTCTGGCTGCAAGCAAAAGTTTATCACTCTGGCCCTCAGCTGTcaattcaataaaatcatttagtTAGATCCTTATTAGTTCATCAAAAGTATTCTTTTACACATTTCCATAACTCCATATGCATTATCCTGGAGTTGTCACAAATTTTCTTATCTCAATATTTGTATCTAAATGTATTAAAATCATACGCCCAAAATGATGAtacatttagagcccagagtaCCAAATGCAAACAGGCagcaaatgaaatgaaatggttTTTACCACAATCAacatataaagacaaaaaaaaaaaaaaaattgtatagtTGACACAATTTTCCATTAAATTGAAGTATCAAAggttcaaatattaaaaataaaataagaatgcTTGCAAGCGAGATTCTTTTAGGGAACAACTTCATCCAGGATCTTCATACAGGCATTTCAAGTGAAGACTGAAAAATCAAGTAAATTAAGATAGACTGAGAGGGTAACATGGCTTACAAGGTGTCAGGCCAAAGTACAAAAGATATGTAGAGGTGGCTCTATCCCTTCTAATAAAGCATTGTATTGGAGAATCACGTGGCCCCGGCTATTTAGAATTATAAAGAGAAGAATAAGACATTCATAAAAGGCAATAATTAGTATACAAGGAAACTGgaaaccaaagaaacaaaaagacaaaaaagattAACAAAAAAAGGATTACCTGCTTCAATGAAATGGGGAATGTGAGCCTTCCACATTCCTCTGGAGTCTTGACAATCTCCTTCGTAATCTCCCTCCATGACCTACAAACTGAAGCACAAAATACAACAACATTCCTAGCAGGCCATGAGGTCTCACTCTCTTCTACCCTCTGGATTATATCCAAAAGCAATTCAGGTGGTAGATTCGCCCACTGACCCTGTTGGAGGGCTCCAGAGAGGGGGCCTTGATCAGGGGCAATATATGACCTTGTTCGTCTGCGCCAATGCTTCCCTTCTACCCCACGCCTAGAAATGTTCCCAATTCCATCTTTCATTTCCTTTAGCTCACGAACAATGCTTTTGAAGGACATCTCTACATAACATAACAATCCTTTTCTTCAACCGCTCAGCTACAAACTGATACAAATGAGAATCTTTAGGTTGCAAAACTCTTCAACGTGTGATATCATTTATAGATCCATCATACAAAACAGAACACATGACCCtcttcttaaataattttaagcacATTCAGTTTTGAATACTTGGTTACATCCACTACACAAAGAACTTAAAGAATCAATGGGTCTGATGTCCTAGCATCAAAAGGGTAACACTGATCCAGATGAAAATTTCCTACAACTCGCTACCAGAGAATCAATGCCTTCTCAGTTCTTATTATCTTCTTTTATCAGTTTCCACAATTTCCCAAGCTGTAATGATTAAGACAAATTTATGAAAAACACACGCAATGCCAGGAATAAAATgggaatctgatcatgatttctGAAAATCCAACAGAATCACCAAACATTGTAGCCATAAAAAACCTGAAATATAAGCCACTGTAATCCTCGCAAAGAATCCATAATTGaaagtttttaacttttatggGGTACCATTATGCTCCGTGCGGTCCCTTAAAAAATGCACGAAAAACAAATGAGTGAAGACGTTTTGAGTCTCTCATTTTTTTTGCGATTTGGATCCAAGGAAAGGGAAATTTCCACTCAACTAAGCCTTATAAAACCAATCTACTTGAGatgcattttcattttctttctttcatcaGCAACCAGAGGGTTCAATATCCTATCTGAATCAAGAAAATCATAATCcactaaaaataaagaaacaaaaaaatcatcttaACCGCATTGCAGAaagaacaagaaacaaaaagagaaaaaagaaacgGATCAACATAGAACCAAACCTTTACAATTTTCGCAGAGAAAACCGATCGAT
Coding sequences:
- the LOC117912384 gene encoding transcription factor HBI1; this encodes MLHCLRSPEDFAAIGRPETMKWLHQPQQFQQPSFHSKSFGFSQSSQIDDLNSVLREIPNRSMKAENSWDNGLPGLGDFPTAGTDFRGHGMGFELPEIAGSSLEMDHSLSRTSSCPLPDLGAATSVDGRELAGRNSVKKRKAEVALTEECKDQKIKRDEEEEESKIEEKHSEISPNASKVSGSPKPDYIHVRARRGQATDSHSLAERARREKISKKMKYLQDLVPGCNKITGKAGMLDEIINYVQSLQRQVEFLSLKLATMNPRTDFNLDTFLGKEFPAYVAAGFPTAAASSEMANLPFLQFQPVQQGITSCELHMPIDPPQSALQMTTSSSTSVPEMFTNSTSFSQVQPFTSWDTDLQSLYTGEFQ
- the LOC117913385 gene encoding tubby-like F-box protein 5 codes for the protein MSFKSIVRELKEMKDGIGNISRRGVEGKHWRRRTRSYIAPDQGPLSGALQQGQWANLPPELLLDIIQRVEESETSWPARNVVVFCASVCRSWREITKEIVKTPEECGRLTFPISLKQPGPRDSPIQCFIRRDRATSTYLLYFGLTPSEGQSDKLLLAARRIRRPTSTDFVISLVADDFSRASNTYVGKLRSNFLGTKFTIYDSQPPYDTAVQPNSRSSRRFHSKQVSPRVPACNYSVATISYELNVLRTRGPRRMQCTMHSIPISSIQEGGTAPTPTSFPQSFDEQFSPSPGLRKKDPVTDICSTSLSEPLVPVQGSGDPLILKNKAPRWHEHLQCWCLNFRGRVTVASVKNFQLVASVEPSHNVSAVEQDKVILQFGKIGKDIFTMDYRYPLSAFQAFAICLSSFDTKPACE
- the LOC117912233 gene encoding anaphase-promoting complex subunit 10 isoform X2 — its product is MATESSEGEEEGKMIGGNQHLVVDEDLREMAKKAAWSVSSCKAGNGVLLLRDDNLDTYWQSDGAQPHLVNIQFLKKVKLQLDESYTPSKISIRAGDGFHNLKEMKTVELVKPTGWVYISLSGNDPRETFVNTFMLQIAILSNHLNGRDTHVRQIKVYGPPPNPIPRQPFQFTSREFITYSSVR
- the LOC117912233 gene encoding anaphase-promoting complex subunit 10 isoform X1, with the translated sequence MATESSEGEEEGKMIGGNQHLVVDEDLREMAKKAAWSVSSCKAGNGVLLLRDDNLDTYWQSDGAQPHLVNIQFLKKVKLQLVVIYVDFKLDESYTPSKISIRAGDGFHNLKEMKTVELVKPTGWVYISLSGNDPRETFVNTFMLQIAILSNHLNGRDTHVRQIKVYGPPPNPIPRQPFQFTSREFITYSSVR